In a genomic window of Gemmatimonadota bacterium:
- a CDS encoding phytanoyl-CoA dioxygenase family protein, whose amino-acid sequence MFTDDQWSCWDENGYVIIPDAVPAAHLEATISAIAAFLDLDPSDPETWYADPPRRLGFVEMYHHQAMWDNRQHERVYEAFKTLWNEEKLWVSIDRANMTPPEREDWPHGFKESLIHWDMDTSVHSETFKVQGVLYLTDTDVNQGGFQCVPGFHRRIFDWVKTQPPDRDPMRPDMTGLEPVAIPGKAGDLLIWHSLLPHGNSRNTSERPRWCQYISASPSAEDNENLRQYRISLWKNRMNPDAFPGDPRGVERRSGPARLTALGRRLLGLDRWA is encoded by the coding sequence TTGTTCACCGACGATCAGTGGTCCTGCTGGGACGAAAACGGCTACGTGATCATACCCGATGCCGTACCCGCCGCTCACCTGGAAGCCACGATTTCGGCCATCGCCGCGTTCCTGGACCTGGACCCCTCCGATCCGGAGACCTGGTACGCCGATCCGCCCCGCCGGCTCGGATTCGTCGAAATGTACCATCACCAGGCCATGTGGGACAACCGGCAGCATGAGCGGGTGTACGAGGCGTTCAAGACCCTGTGGAACGAGGAGAAGCTGTGGGTAAGCATCGACCGGGCCAACATGACGCCGCCGGAACGGGAAGACTGGCCGCACGGGTTCAAAGAGTCACTGATTCACTGGGATATGGACACGTCGGTCCATTCGGAGACGTTCAAGGTCCAGGGCGTGCTGTACCTGACCGATACGGACGTCAACCAGGGCGGCTTCCAGTGCGTACCGGGGTTCCACAGGCGGATTTTCGATTGGGTGAAGACTCAGCCTCCCGACCGCGATCCCATGCGGCCGGACATGACCGGACTGGAACCGGTCGCCATCCCAGGCAAGGCCGGCGACCTGCTCATCTGGCACAGCCTGCTGCCCCACGGGAACAGCCGCAACACCTCCGAGCGGCCCCGCTGGTGCCAGTACATTTCCGCGAGCCCGAGCGCGGAGGACAACGAGAACCTCCGGCAATACCGCATCTCGCTCTGGAAGAACCGCATGAACCCGGACGCCTTCCCGGGCGATCCGCGCGGCGTCGAGCGCAGGAGCGGTCCCGCGCGCCTCACCGCGCTGGGACGAAGGCTGCTGGGCCTGGACCGCTGGGCGTAA
- a CDS encoding LacI family transcriptional regulator, with amino-acid sequence MRVKQVTIKDIAQRLGISHSTVSRALSRSAAYLVSEKTRMLVKQTADEMQYTPNLMAQGFVTGKTGTLGLLTYQISLETYGNQTEQILRAAEREHYQLLMGMAVNRTSRSSQDDQGMQIRQLISRGVDGLLINTRGDRGESDRIRDMVRNHIPVVTYHYPTEHISGVVLDLEADFYHATNHLIELGHRRIGYIGRNLDLESPVSSKGRGYCRAMGDNDLAHEIIPPLGSRGEGGYIQGLNLRDRFTALLCRDDYTAIGVCRGLRDGGFRIPEDVAVVGFGDIDVSAYLSPALTTMAVPYQEIAGTAMDLLLRKIGGEDTTEQVTLRSRLIVRESCGGNKD; translated from the coding sequence ATGAGAGTCAAGCAGGTCACCATCAAGGACATTGCGCAAAGACTGGGGATCTCCCACTCCACGGTCTCGCGGGCCTTGTCCCGCAGCGCGGCCTATCTCGTCAGCGAGAAGACCCGGATGCTCGTGAAGCAGACCGCGGACGAGATGCAGTATACGCCCAATCTGATGGCGCAGGGATTCGTAACGGGCAAGACGGGCACGCTGGGCCTGCTCACCTACCAGATTTCCCTTGAAACCTACGGAAACCAGACGGAACAGATTCTCAGGGCGGCCGAGCGCGAGCACTATCAATTGCTGATGGGCATGGCCGTGAACCGGACTTCCCGGTCTTCGCAGGACGACCAGGGCATGCAGATCCGGCAGTTGATCTCAAGAGGCGTGGACGGGCTTTTGATCAACACGCGGGGCGACCGGGGGGAGTCGGATCGGATAAGGGACATGGTGCGAAACCACATACCCGTGGTGACGTACCACTATCCCACGGAGCATATCAGCGGTGTCGTGCTGGATCTCGAGGCCGACTTCTATCACGCGACGAACCACCTGATCGAACTGGGCCACCGGAGGATCGGGTACATTGGCCGGAACCTGGACCTCGAAAGCCCGGTTTCGTCCAAGGGAAGAGGTTACTGCAGGGCGATGGGGGACAACGACCTGGCCCATGAGATCATCCCGCCCCTGGGCAGCCGCGGCGAAGGCGGCTATATCCAGGGACTGAATCTGCGGGACCGGTTCACCGCGCTGCTCTGCAGGGATGACTACACGGCGATCGGCGTGTGCCGCGGCCTGCGCGACGGGGGATTTCGAATACCGGAAGACGTGGCCGTGGTGGGTTTCGGGGATATTGACGTATCGGCCTACCTGTCGCCCGCACTGACCACGATGGCCGTTCCCTACCAGGAAATAGCCGGGACAGCGATGGATCTGCTGCTGCGCAAGATCGGCGGAGAAGATACGACCGAGCAGGTCACGCTCCGCTCCCGCCTCATCGTCCGGGAGTCCTGCGGCGGGAACAAGGACTAG